One Mixta gaviniae genomic window carries:
- the cysB gene encoding HTH-type transcriptional regulator CysB, giving the protein MKLQQLRYIVEVVNHNLNVSSTAEGLYTSQPGISKQVRMLEDELGIQIFARSGKHLTQVTPAGEEIIRIAREVLSKVDAIKSVAGEHTWPDKGSLYVATTHTQARYALPGVIKGFIERYPRVSLHMHQGSPTQIAEAVSKGNADFAIATEALHLYDDLIMLPCYHWNRAIVVTPDHPLAGKSDVTIEELAEYPLVTYTFGFTGRSELDTAFNRAGLSPRIVFTATDADVIKTYVRLGLGVGVIASMAVDPVSDPDLVRIEAADIFTNSTTKIGFRRSTFLRSYMYDFIQRFAPHLTRDVVDTAVALRSNDDIEAMFKDIRLPYK; this is encoded by the coding sequence ATGAAATTGCAGCAGCTGCGTTACATCGTGGAAGTGGTTAATCACAATCTGAACGTCTCCTCTACCGCCGAAGGGCTTTATACCTCGCAGCCTGGCATCAGCAAACAGGTGAGGATGCTGGAAGATGAGCTGGGCATCCAGATTTTTGCCCGCAGCGGCAAACATCTGACTCAGGTTACGCCAGCCGGTGAGGAGATTATCCGTATCGCGCGTGAAGTGTTGTCGAAAGTGGATGCGATTAAATCCGTCGCCGGCGAACACACCTGGCCGGATAAAGGGTCGCTGTATGTCGCCACCACCCATACCCAGGCGCGTTATGCTTTACCGGGGGTGATTAAAGGGTTTATCGAGCGCTATCCGCGCGTCTCGCTGCATATGCATCAGGGCTCGCCGACGCAGATCGCCGAGGCCGTATCAAAAGGCAACGCCGATTTCGCCATCGCCACCGAAGCGCTGCATCTCTATGACGATCTGATTATGCTGCCTTGCTACCACTGGAACCGGGCGATTGTGGTTACGCCCGATCATCCGCTGGCGGGAAAAAGCGACGTTACCATTGAAGAGCTGGCGGAGTATCCGCTGGTGACCTACACCTTTGGCTTTACCGGCCGTTCGGAGCTGGATACCGCTTTTAACCGGGCAGGGCTGTCGCCGCGTATTGTCTTTACCGCCACCGATGCCGACGTTATCAAAACCTATGTGCGACTGGGGCTGGGCGTTGGGGTCATCGCCAGCATGGCGGTCGACCCGGTTTCCGATCCCGATCTGGTGCGTATCGAAGCGGCCGATATCTTCACTAACAGCACGACGAAAATCGGCTTCCGGCGCAGCACCTTCTTACGCAGCTATATGTATGACTTCATCCAACGCTTTGCGCCGCATCTGACGCGCGATGTGGTCGATACCGCCGTGGCGCTGCGCTCTAATGACGATATTGAAGCGATGTTTAAAGATATTCGCCTGCCCTATAAATAA
- the topA gene encoding type I DNA topoisomerase, with the protein MGKALVIVESPAKAKTINKYLGKDYVVKSSVGHIRDLPTSGSTVKKSADAKPAKKGKKDEKTALVSRMGVDPWHGWKADYQILPGKEKVVSELKALAQDADHIYLATDLDREGEAIAWHLREVIGGDDKRFSRVVFNEITKNAIRQAFEKPGELNIERVNAQQARRFMDRVVGYMVSPLLWKKIARGLSAGRVQSVAVRLVVEREREIKAFVPEEYWELSADLTTPKGSDLPMQVTHQGDKPFRPVNKEQTQAAVSLLEKARFQVEDREDRPTSSKPGAPFITSTLQQAASTRLGFGVKRTMALAQRLYEAGHITYMRTDSTNLSQDAVAMARGYIESNFGEKYLPKTANAYASKENSQEAHEAIRPSDVTIQAEQLKDMEADAQKLYQLIWRQFVACQMMPAQYDSTTLTVAAGDFKLKAKGRILRFDGWTKVMPALRKGDEDRILPAINIGDELSLQQLNPSQHFTKPPARFSEASLVRELEKRGIGRPSTYASIISTIQDRGYVRVESRRFYAEKMGEIVTDRLEENFRELMNYDFTAHMEDSLDQVANDQAEWKGVLDHFFADFSKQLEQAEKDPEEGGMQPNPMVLTTIDCPTCGRKMGIRTASTGVFLGCSGYALPPKERCKQTINLIPENEVLNILEGDDAETNALRARRRCQKCGTAMDSYLIDNQRKLHVCGNNPGCDGYEIEQGEFRIKGYDGPIVECEKCGAEMHLKMGRFGKYMACTNDECKNTRKILRNGEVAPPKEDPVPLPELQCEKSDAYFVLRDGAAGVFLAANTFPKSRETRAPLVEELQRFRDRLPEKLRYLADAPATDDQGNKTLVRFSRKTKQQYVSSEKDGKATGWSAFYVDGAWRVTEK; encoded by the coding sequence ATGGGTAAAGCTCTCGTAATAGTCGAGTCCCCGGCAAAGGCCAAAACGATTAATAAATATCTCGGTAAAGACTACGTTGTGAAGTCCAGCGTCGGTCATATACGTGATTTGCCGACCAGTGGCTCGACGGTGAAAAAGAGCGCTGACGCTAAACCAGCCAAAAAAGGCAAGAAAGATGAAAAGACGGCGCTGGTTAGCCGTATGGGCGTCGATCCCTGGCATGGCTGGAAAGCGGACTATCAAATTTTGCCCGGTAAAGAGAAAGTCGTTTCTGAGCTGAAAGCGCTGGCGCAGGACGCCGACCACATCTATCTCGCCACCGACCTTGACCGCGAAGGGGAAGCCATCGCCTGGCACCTGCGGGAAGTGATCGGCGGCGATGACAAACGCTTTAGCCGCGTGGTGTTTAACGAAATCACCAAAAATGCGATTCGTCAGGCGTTTGAAAAGCCGGGCGAACTGAATATCGAGCGTGTTAACGCGCAGCAGGCCCGCCGCTTTATGGATCGCGTGGTGGGCTATATGGTCTCCCCGCTGCTGTGGAAAAAGATCGCTCGCGGCCTTTCCGCAGGGCGCGTGCAGTCGGTGGCGGTAAGGCTGGTGGTCGAGCGCGAACGCGAAATCAAAGCTTTCGTGCCGGAAGAGTACTGGGAGCTGAGCGCCGATCTCACTACGCCGAAAGGCAGCGATCTGCCGATGCAGGTGACCCATCAGGGCGACAAGCCTTTCCGGCCGGTCAATAAAGAGCAGACGCAGGCGGCGGTCAGCCTGCTGGAAAAAGCCCGTTTTCAGGTGGAAGATCGTGAAGACCGGCCGACCAGCAGCAAGCCGGGCGCGCCTTTTATCACATCCACGCTGCAGCAGGCGGCCAGCACCCGTCTCGGTTTCGGCGTCAAACGCACCATGGCGCTGGCGCAGCGGCTGTATGAGGCGGGGCATATCACCTATATGCGTACCGACTCCACCAACCTGAGCCAGGATGCGGTAGCGATGGCGCGCGGCTATATCGAAAGCAATTTCGGCGAAAAATATCTGCCGAAAACCGCCAACGCCTACGCCAGCAAAGAGAATTCGCAGGAAGCGCACGAAGCGATCCGTCCGTCCGACGTGACAATTCAGGCTGAACAGCTGAAGGATATGGAAGCGGATGCGCAGAAGCTTTATCAGCTGATCTGGCGTCAGTTCGTCGCCTGTCAGATGATGCCGGCGCAGTACGATTCCACCACGCTGACCGTGGCGGCGGGCGACTTTAAGCTGAAAGCGAAAGGGCGCATTCTGCGCTTCGACGGCTGGACGAAAGTGATGCCCGCGCTGCGCAAAGGCGATGAAGACCGCATCCTGCCGGCGATCAACATTGGCGACGAGTTGAGCCTGCAGCAGCTTAACCCAAGCCAGCACTTTACTAAGCCGCCAGCGCGCTTTAGCGAAGCATCGCTGGTGCGCGAACTGGAAAAACGCGGCATCGGCCGGCCGTCGACCTATGCGTCGATTATCTCCACCATCCAGGATCGTGGTTACGTGCGGGTAGAAAGCCGCCGTTTCTATGCGGAGAAGATGGGCGAGATCGTTACCGACCGTCTGGAAGAGAACTTCCGCGAGCTGATGAATTATGACTTCACCGCGCACATGGAAGACAGTCTCGATCAGGTGGCTAACGATCAGGCCGAATGGAAGGGTGTGCTGGACCACTTCTTCGCCGATTTCAGCAAGCAGCTGGAGCAGGCGGAGAAAGATCCGGAAGAGGGCGGCATGCAGCCGAACCCGATGGTGCTGACCACCATCGACTGCCCGACCTGCGGCCGCAAAATGGGCATCCGCACCGCCAGCACCGGGGTCTTCCTCGGCTGTTCCGGCTATGCGCTGCCGCCGAAAGAACGCTGCAAGCAGACCATAAACCTGATCCCGGAAAATGAAGTTCTCAATATTCTGGAAGGGGATGATGCGGAAACCAACGCGCTGCGCGCGCGCCGCCGCTGCCAGAAGTGCGGCACGGCGATGGACAGCTACCTGATCGACAACCAGCGCAAGCTGCACGTCTGTGGCAATAACCCAGGCTGCGACGGCTATGAGATCGAACAGGGCGAATTCCGCATCAAAGGCTATGACGGCCCGATCGTTGAGTGCGAGAAGTGCGGCGCTGAAATGCACCTGAAAATGGGGCGTTTCGGTAAATATATGGCCTGTACCAACGACGAGTGCAAAAACACACGCAAAATTCTGCGTAACGGCGAAGTGGCGCCGCCGAAGGAAGATCCGGTGCCGCTGCCGGAACTGCAGTGCGAAAAATCGGATGCCTATTTTGTGCTGCGCGACGGCGCCGCCGGGGTGTTCCTGGCCGCCAACACCTTCCCGAAATCGCGCGAAACCCGTGCGCCGCTGGTGGAAGAGCTGCAGCGTTTCCGCGATCGCCTGCCGGAAAAGCTGCGCTATTTAGCTGATGCGCCGGCCACCGACGATCAGGGTAATAAGACACTGGTGCGCTTCAGCCGTAAGACTAAGCAGCAGTATGTCAGCTCGGAGAAAGATGGCAAAGCCACCGGCTGGTCCGCCTTCTACGTTGATGGCGCATGGCGCGTCACGGAAAAATAA
- a CDS encoding DUF2498 family protein, which yields MNAKTTALSRDAILEKANALIREHDDYFAGVEVSDVEQNGGLLVFRGNYFLDDNGLPTAKSTAVFNIFKALTVALSEKYHLAP from the coding sequence ATGAACGCAAAAACCACCGCGCTTTCGCGCGACGCCATCCTTGAAAAAGCCAATGCGTTAATCCGCGAGCATGATGATTATTTTGCCGGGGTGGAGGTCAGTGATGTAGAGCAAAACGGCGGGCTGCTGGTGTTTCGCGGCAACTATTTTCTTGATGACAATGGCCTGCCGACGGCGAAAAGCACGGCGGTCTTCAATATATTTAAAGCGCTGACGGTGGCGCTGTCAGAGAAATATCATCTGGCGCCGTGA
- the sohB gene encoding protease SohB: protein MDLLFWYALFLAKVITVVVAIAAIAIILVNVTQRKRGRAGQLQVAQLNERYREMKNEMQLAALPPHEQKLRQKAEKKKQKQEAKAAKQRAKQGLPREDNKPTLYVLDFKGSMDAGEVSSLREEISAVMAVAREQDEVLLRLESPGGVVHGYGLAASQLQRLREKNIRLTVAVDKVAASGGYMMACVADRIIAAPFAIIGSIGVVAQVPNFNRLLKRNDIDVELHTAGEYKRTLTLFGENTEQGRNKFREDLNETHQLFKTFVQQMRPVLDIDQVATGEYWYGSQALEKKLVDALGTSDDIIIAHMEQYHVVNVRYTRRKKLMDRFTQSAADSAARQLMKLWQRGDKPLL from the coding sequence ATGGATTTACTCTTTTGGTATGCCCTGTTTTTAGCGAAAGTGATTACCGTTGTCGTCGCCATCGCGGCGATTGCCATTATTTTAGTCAATGTGACGCAGCGCAAGCGCGGACGGGCTGGCCAGCTTCAGGTCGCCCAGCTTAACGAGCGCTACCGCGAAATGAAAAATGAGATGCAGCTGGCGGCGCTGCCGCCGCATGAGCAAAAGCTGCGACAGAAAGCGGAAAAGAAAAAGCAGAAACAGGAAGCGAAGGCGGCGAAGCAGCGCGCGAAGCAGGGGCTGCCGCGCGAAGATAACAAGCCGACGCTTTACGTGCTGGATTTTAAAGGCAGCATGGACGCCGGCGAAGTATCGTCGCTGCGCGAAGAGATCTCCGCAGTGATGGCGGTGGCACGCGAACAGGATGAGGTATTGCTGCGGCTGGAAAGCCCCGGCGGCGTTGTCCATGGCTACGGCCTGGCGGCATCACAGCTGCAGCGGCTGCGTGAAAAAAATATCCGCCTGACGGTTGCGGTGGATAAGGTCGCCGCCAGCGGCGGCTATATGATGGCCTGTGTGGCCGATCGCATCATTGCCGCCCCTTTTGCCATTATCGGCTCGATCGGCGTCGTGGCGCAGGTGCCGAACTTTAATCGTCTGCTGAAGCGCAATGATATCGATGTCGAGCTGCATACCGCCGGCGAATATAAGCGCACCCTGACGCTGTTCGGCGAAAATACCGAGCAGGGCCGCAATAAATTCCGCGAAGATTTAAACGAAACGCACCAGCTGTTTAAAACCTTCGTTCAGCAAATGCGACCGGTGCTGGATATCGATCAGGTGGCGACCGGCGAATACTGGTACGGCAGCCAGGCGCTGGAGAAAAAGCTGGTCGACGCGCTGGGTACCAGCGACGATATTATTATTGCGCACATGGAGCAGTATCATGTGGTCAATGTGCGCTATACGCGGCGTAAAAAGCTGATGGATCGCTTTACGCAGAGCGCCGCCGACAGCGCTGCGCGTCAGCTAATGAAGCTGTGGCAGCGCGGCGACAAACCCCTGTTGTAA